In Pseudomonas fluorescens, the following are encoded in one genomic region:
- the aspT gene encoding aspartate-alanine antiporter yields MIEFVLHALRTDPEIAVFLAIALGVFVGRIHIGSFHLGSVAGALLMGLLIGQIGLEVPTGLKSVFFVMFIYAVGFKSGPELFGSLNRGTLKLVVLSVVLCGTALAAILLMNAVFDFDAGFTAGLGAGALTDTAIMGTATSAINQLSIDTAARAQLNSHMAIAYAITYLFGTIGLIVFVGSIAPKLLGVDLKASARELELELGIAKEEDAITVPYTRIVVRAHQVADNGSANGQRIADVEKQYESLTVERVVRAGTVIERDEAFTLMAGDIVGVYALREAVGTLTQWIGPEIDHAESLSFPTREVDIVVTSPEFAGKTIHQAKSRLESARRLGCFINTITRQGYELPLLPNTVLRRGDVITLTGRTASVEAVAKRLGRIRENNYKSDIAVHTLGMVLGSLLGLLSTHIGMIPVELGIGGGVLVAALVIGWYNSRHPEIGALPPAAQWAFSEFGLTAFGAVVGLLAGPAAFAAMKEQGLALLLSGAVVTIVPPLVALYFGRYVLRLHPMILFGALAGAQTEAASMNKIIEQSGSNTPVIGFTVCYAISNVLLAVCGPIIVFVVAG; encoded by the coding sequence ATGATCGAGTTTGTGCTCCATGCCTTGCGGACCGACCCGGAAATCGCGGTGTTCCTGGCCATTGCCCTGGGCGTCTTCGTCGGCCGTATCCACATCGGCAGTTTTCACCTCGGTTCCGTGGCCGGTGCACTGCTGATGGGGCTGCTGATCGGCCAGATCGGGTTGGAAGTGCCGACCGGTTTGAAATCGGTATTTTTCGTGATGTTCATCTACGCGGTCGGCTTCAAGAGCGGGCCGGAGCTTTTCGGCAGCCTCAATCGCGGCACGCTGAAACTGGTGGTGTTGAGCGTGGTGCTGTGCGGGACCGCGCTGGCGGCCATCTTGCTGATGAATGCGGTCTTCGATTTCGACGCCGGTTTCACCGCCGGGCTCGGCGCCGGGGCACTGACCGATACGGCGATCATGGGCACCGCCACCAGCGCCATCAATCAACTGTCGATCGACACCGCGGCCAGGGCCCAACTCAACAGCCATATGGCGATTGCCTACGCGATCACGTACCTGTTCGGCACCATCGGCCTGATCGTGTTCGTCGGCAGCATTGCCCCGAAGCTGCTGGGCGTGGACCTCAAGGCGTCGGCACGGGAGTTGGAACTGGAGCTGGGCATCGCCAAGGAAGAAGACGCGATTACTGTGCCGTACACCCGCATTGTCGTGCGCGCCCATCAGGTGGCGGACAACGGTTCGGCGAATGGGCAGCGCATTGCCGATGTGGAGAAACAGTACGAATCGCTGACCGTCGAGCGCGTGGTGCGTGCAGGAACAGTTATCGAGCGTGACGAGGCTTTCACGCTGATGGCCGGGGATATCGTCGGGGTCTACGCCTTGCGCGAAGCCGTGGGCACGCTCACCCAGTGGATCGGACCGGAAATCGACCATGCCGAATCCTTGTCTTTCCCCACCCGCGAAGTGGACATCGTGGTGACCTCACCGGAGTTCGCCGGCAAGACCATCCATCAGGCGAAAAGCCGCCTGGAAAGCGCCAGGCGCCTGGGCTGCTTCATCAATACCATCACCCGCCAGGGCTACGAGTTGCCGTTGCTGCCCAACACGGTGCTGCGTCGGGGCGACGTGATTACCCTGACAGGCCGTACTGCCAGCGTCGAAGCGGTGGCCAAGCGCCTGGGGCGGATTCGCGAAAACAACTACAAGAGCGACATTGCCGTGCACACCCTCGGCATGGTGCTGGGCTCGTTGTTGGGGCTGTTGTCGACCCATATCGGGATGATCCCCGTGGAACTGGGCATCGGTGGCGGGGTGTTGGTCGCCGCGCTGGTGATCGGTTGGTACAACTCGCGCCACCCGGAAATCGGCGCCTTGCCGCCGGCTGCGCAATGGGCGTTTTCCGAGTTCGGCTTGACCGCGTTCGGCGCGGTGGTCGGCCTGCTGGCCGGCCCCGCGGCTTTTGCCGCGATGAAGGAGCAAGGCCTGGCATTGCTGCTGTCCGGCGCCGTGGTCACCATCGTGCCGCCGTTGGTGGCGCTGTACTTCGGCCGCTATGTGCTGCGCCTGCACCCGATGATCCTGTTCGGTGCACTGGCCGGTGCACAGACCGAAGCGGCGTCGATGAACAAGATTATCGAACAGTCCGGCAGCAACACCCCGGTGATCGGTTTTACCGTGTGTTATGCGATTTCCAATGTGTTGCTCGCGGTGTGTGGGCCGATCATTGTGTTTGTGGTGGCCGGCTAG
- a CDS encoding outer membrane beta-barrel protein produces MRLRNLGFASLLSLLSFQALADDKGLYLGAGVSSIQTDESRLDDDDTSYKVYAGYRVNSYLAFEGAYVDLGQFKDKNVDFDGKSAQAAAHVGFPLGDRVRVFGSVGAHAWDADGNATDDDTGVDLTYGVGVEVDVFRNIGLRAEYEVLEVGEIDLNQTTASAYMLF; encoded by the coding sequence ATGCGACTTCGAAACCTTGGCTTCGCTTCACTGCTATCGTTGCTGTCTTTTCAAGCGCTCGCTGATGACAAAGGCTTATATCTTGGAGCTGGCGTAAGCAGCATACAGACCGACGAATCCAGACTGGACGACGACGACACCAGCTACAAGGTTTATGCCGGGTATCGCGTCAATAGCTACCTGGCCTTCGAGGGTGCCTATGTCGATCTCGGTCAATTCAAGGACAAGAATGTCGATTTCGACGGCAAATCGGCCCAGGCTGCCGCCCATGTCGGCTTTCCGCTGGGCGATCGGGTGCGGGTATTCGGCAGTGTCGGTGCTCATGCCTGGGACGCCGACGGCAATGCCACCGACGACGATACCGGGGTTGACCTGACCTACGGTGTCGGCGTCGAGGTCGATGTCTTCCGCAACATTGGCCTGCGCGCGGAATACGAAGTTCTGGAAGTCGGAGAGATCGACCTGAACCAGACGACCGCATCCGCCTATATGCTTTTTTAA
- a CDS encoding EAL domain-containing protein: MIAAYKALLGRQAVTVCLIAATGWAAWFCAEGLAEQFIARKLNNVYADLRAAQVEPNTQIDKVLETLGDLDRSGQECSVEQYSLLADLVKNLRFVDQAAIQLPNGKICSSYGQELQSILAGNEKRKFSVGKRSYWIDSGHAVSADTDFIIVSEQSTYVWVNKKILLDNLKFPEDLQLDLIGPGGAVPIASTGPKPLTMQKPFHLEELVTSADKVLIAFAGNRNELIAVISLPLSYLTGLKFKLFIGLVCVFAALLLLARCAQRHYTSIAVRLRNALKANTLGVHYQPIVNLTTGYLVGAESLSHWSDNGTHVPADVFIPVAEKSDLIRKLTRSVIRQVAQDYSTYLWACKDFYITVNLCAQDIQDPTLPDYVADLLATYNMPASAMTFEITERTLLDQKPAALQLRRLRACGHRIAVDDFGIGYSNLSLLDSVPFDILKIDRSFIADDKIAAEDALWRHIARLARSLRLKVVAEGVESQQQLPHLVSEGVVLAQGGLFCKALPVQALARRYFQCPANIPPYDSKISINDFY, translated from the coding sequence ATGATTGCCGCATATAAAGCGTTACTTGGAAGGCAAGCAGTCACTGTATGCCTGATTGCTGCGACGGGCTGGGCCGCATGGTTCTGTGCTGAAGGACTGGCTGAGCAATTCATCGCACGGAAGTTGAATAACGTTTATGCCGATCTGCGTGCTGCTCAAGTGGAGCCCAATACGCAGATCGACAAAGTACTGGAAACCCTCGGCGATCTTGATCGTTCGGGTCAGGAATGCTCCGTCGAGCAATACTCACTACTGGCTGATCTGGTCAAGAACCTGCGATTTGTTGATCAAGCGGCAATCCAGTTGCCCAACGGCAAGATCTGCTCCTCCTACGGACAAGAACTCCAGTCGATACTGGCCGGTAACGAGAAGCGCAAGTTCTCCGTTGGAAAACGAAGCTATTGGATCGATTCCGGTCACGCAGTATCTGCGGACACCGACTTTATCATTGTGTCGGAACAGTCAACCTACGTTTGGGTAAACAAGAAGATCCTGCTCGACAACTTGAAGTTTCCCGAGGACCTGCAACTGGACCTCATCGGTCCCGGCGGCGCAGTACCCATTGCCTCCACGGGCCCCAAGCCGCTGACGATGCAGAAGCCGTTCCACCTTGAAGAACTGGTTACCTCGGCAGACAAGGTCCTGATCGCCTTTGCGGGCAACCGAAATGAACTGATCGCCGTCATTTCTCTTCCGTTGAGTTACCTGACAGGTCTCAAATTCAAACTATTCATTGGCCTTGTGTGCGTGTTCGCAGCGCTGCTCTTGCTCGCAAGGTGTGCCCAACGGCATTACACGTCTATCGCCGTACGGCTTCGCAATGCCCTGAAAGCCAACACGCTGGGTGTTCACTACCAGCCTATCGTTAACTTGACGACGGGCTATCTGGTTGGCGCCGAATCACTTTCTCACTGGAGCGACAACGGCACCCACGTGCCTGCGGATGTTTTCATTCCGGTCGCGGAGAAGTCTGACTTGATCCGCAAACTTACGCGCTCGGTGATTCGACAAGTGGCGCAGGATTACAGCACCTACCTTTGGGCGTGCAAGGACTTCTACATTACGGTCAATCTTTGCGCCCAGGATATTCAGGACCCAACCCTTCCAGACTATGTGGCCGACCTGCTGGCAACCTACAACATGCCCGCGTCCGCCATGACGTTTGAAATCACCGAAAGGACCTTGCTCGATCAGAAGCCTGCCGCCCTGCAATTGCGACGGCTTCGTGCGTGTGGACATCGCATTGCCGTGGACGACTTCGGTATCGGCTATTCCAACCTCTCGCTTCTGGATTCGGTGCCTTTCGACATTCTGAAAATAGATCGCTCATTCATAGCAGACGACAAGATCGCTGCCGAGGATGCCTTGTGGCGACACATTGCCCGGTTGGCCAGGTCGCTAAGACTCAAGGTCGTGGCCGAAGGTGTCGAGAGTCAGCAGCAACTGCCGCATCTGGTTTCGGAAGGGGTTGTATTGGCGCAAGGCGGGTTGTTCTGCAAAGCGCTGCCTGTTCAAGCGTTGGCAAGACGCTACTTTCAATGCCCGGCAAACATCCCGCCGTACGACTCAAAAATATCAATCAATGACTTCTATTAA
- a CDS encoding helix-turn-helix domain-containing protein, giving the protein MSIAPPDEIFHLSSALPSQLNRTIGKWQMSLIPTEQEARIRQHKLFHSPELQCSRLEFDSSVTLVSSVPVGFVTFAISQPPIGRPVVNNHQLRPDEIIVLHSDESVHYTCEPNETLFTITTTLENYDRCRQHHSVIDVLANRTQHSFQAENFQFIQSAIQAISACCVDINDAASAQRSAAESSAIESAVLASLLQSLTPAGGFSRKVPTRRKVAIEAIQYIHENTKKTLSIKTLVRQLETTTRTLHFGFIETFGMSPIAYIRNLRLASARRDLINKTWPTVTETAMFWNFHHLGRFSKAYQIAYGETPSETARRNSAKPRNTSSSVYIQVAGDKSYR; this is encoded by the coding sequence ATGAGTATCGCACCGCCCGACGAGATCTTTCATTTGTCTTCTGCCTTGCCGAGTCAACTGAATAGAACAATAGGCAAATGGCAAATGAGCCTTATTCCGACCGAGCAAGAGGCGCGCATTCGGCAACACAAGCTCTTTCACAGTCCGGAACTGCAGTGCAGCCGTCTTGAGTTCGACTCATCCGTCACCCTGGTCAGTTCTGTCCCTGTCGGGTTCGTGACATTCGCCATCTCGCAGCCCCCGATTGGACGCCCCGTCGTAAACAATCACCAACTACGGCCTGACGAAATCATCGTACTGCACAGCGATGAATCGGTGCATTACACCTGCGAACCGAATGAAACACTTTTCACCATCACCACAACACTGGAAAACTATGACCGGTGCCGCCAACATCACTCTGTAATAGATGTACTTGCAAACAGAACACAACACAGCTTCCAGGCTGAAAACTTTCAATTCATACAATCTGCCATTCAAGCCATCAGCGCTTGCTGTGTCGACATCAACGACGCTGCTTCAGCACAACGCAGCGCAGCAGAGAGTTCAGCGATTGAAAGTGCGGTACTTGCTTCTCTATTGCAGTCATTGACGCCCGCTGGTGGCTTCAGCCGCAAAGTCCCGACAAGAAGAAAGGTGGCGATAGAAGCCATACAGTACATTCATGAAAACACAAAAAAAACGCTCTCTATAAAAACGCTCGTAAGGCAACTTGAAACCACCACTCGCACCCTGCATTTTGGCTTTATTGAAACGTTCGGGATGTCGCCAATCGCCTATATCAGAAACCTGAGACTCGCCAGTGCCCGTCGCGACCTGATCAATAAAACGTGGCCCACCGTGACAGAAACCGCGATGTTCTGGAACTTTCACCATCTGGGTCGGTTTTCCAAGGCGTATCAGATTGCTTACGGAGAGACTCCGTCAGAAACGGCCAGGCGCAACTCAGCCAAGCCCAGGAACACGTCCTCATCCGTTTACATCCAGGTTGCTGGCGATAAGAGTTATCGTTAA
- a CDS encoding winged helix-turn-helix domain-containing protein, whose translation MSYTFKLKNGAVAVFDPDSAMLSITTPHGDVQNSTLGRAESRLLDLLLMEPGVTKSRDEIIDYTWNDRVVASGSLNQTVFSLRNILNDSRDHEILMTVPRRGYCFNRQCVVDAQADVPAPGEETAQPPAPIPGQLPPPDSDGLLAPSGKTNKSTRITKPQLIAYMVTLAVVAFTFFQFDFDAPKIEISSVDKNGLVIHAVGGDLAEAQALMDLSAKQTEQLPPNLKGQVWINLYKANYSVSCIRPDLSTANLQLNSSERDLALMIRQCLEVTL comes from the coding sequence ATGAGCTACACCTTCAAGTTGAAAAATGGCGCCGTGGCGGTATTCGACCCGGACAGCGCCATGCTTTCCATTACAACACCCCATGGAGATGTACAGAATTCCACGCTAGGGAGAGCTGAGTCGCGTCTGTTGGACCTGCTGCTCATGGAGCCAGGTGTCACTAAAAGCCGCGATGAAATCATCGACTACACCTGGAATGACCGCGTGGTTGCCTCCGGCAGTTTGAACCAAACGGTTTTCTCACTACGCAATATTCTCAATGACAGTCGGGATCACGAGATCCTGATGACTGTTCCTCGACGAGGATATTGCTTCAACCGACAATGTGTCGTCGATGCACAAGCAGATGTCCCAGCCCCCGGAGAGGAAACAGCGCAGCCACCCGCCCCCATCCCTGGACAACTACCGCCACCTGATAGTGATGGGCTGCTTGCACCCTCAGGTAAAACCAATAAATCCACGCGCATTACAAAACCCCAACTGATCGCTTATATGGTTACGCTGGCAGTCGTTGCCTTTACCTTTTTTCAATTCGACTTCGACGCGCCAAAAATTGAAATTTCCAGCGTCGACAAGAATGGGCTGGTCATACACGCCGTGGGCGGCGATCTTGCCGAGGCTCAAGCGCTGATGGATCTGTCGGCCAAACAAACTGAACAACTACCGCCAAACCTGAAGGGCCAGGTCTGGATCAACCTGTATAAAGCCAATTATTCCGTATCGTGCATTCGCCCGGATCTAAGCACTGCAAATCTACAATTGAACAGCAGCGAAAGAGACCTCGCCTTGATGATCCGTCAATGTTTGGAAGTCACCCTATGA
- a CDS encoding DUF3313 domain-containing protein — protein sequence MGMSNKWIAGIALSCVFQVGCVSKVAQQEQYSGFLGNYQGLEEQTTPSEQKVLRWVSPGFDPRAYSTVVFRQMELYPSPQPTARVSLKTLQDLQLMASNSVKTAFARRYTIVPYPQLAPTDSRSLILQAAITHVSANNEGMHWYEAVPIGAIVGATQAATGHRDQTAEMYIEANLIDAKTGMPVAKIVRKVFGETVKNAEQPIVANDFKVALKGMSDDMQALLLKR from the coding sequence ATGGGCATGTCGAATAAATGGATTGCGGGTATTGCTTTGAGCTGTGTATTTCAGGTCGGCTGTGTCTCGAAAGTCGCGCAGCAAGAGCAATACTCGGGCTTCCTGGGCAATTACCAGGGCCTGGAGGAGCAAACTACGCCGAGTGAGCAGAAAGTATTGCGCTGGGTATCGCCAGGGTTCGATCCTCGCGCGTATTCCACTGTGGTGTTCAGGCAGATGGAACTGTATCCATCGCCGCAGCCGACCGCACGCGTCAGCCTGAAGACCCTGCAAGACCTGCAATTGATGGCCAGCAACAGCGTCAAGACCGCCTTTGCCCGCCGCTATACGATCGTCCCTTATCCACAGTTGGCACCAACCGATTCGCGGTCGCTGATCCTGCAAGCGGCGATCACTCACGTCAGCGCCAACAACGAAGGCATGCACTGGTATGAGGCGGTTCCAATCGGGGCCATTGTCGGGGCGACTCAAGCCGCCACCGGGCATCGGGATCAGACCGCCGAGATGTACATCGAAGCCAACCTGATCGACGCCAAAACCGGTATGCCGGTCGCGAAGATCGTGCGCAAGGTATTCGGCGAGACCGTCAAGAATGCCGAACAGCCGATTGTTGCCAATGACTTCAAGGTTGCACTCAAAGGCATGTCAGACGATATGCAGGCCCTCCTCCTCAAGCGTTGA
- a CDS encoding GFA family protein — MDRFTGGCLCGKVRLVASGRPFRVGVCHCLDCRKHHGALFHASAIFHQDAVTIEGETRDYAGRHFCPHCGSSVFSRSADEVEVNLGSLDAPDQLTPTYESWTVRREAWLPAFALTRHYERDRDTTGRFED, encoded by the coding sequence ATGGACCGATTCACCGGTGGTTGTTTGTGCGGCAAGGTGCGCCTTGTCGCATCGGGGCGCCCGTTCCGGGTTGGCGTTTGTCACTGTCTCGACTGCCGCAAGCATCATGGCGCGCTGTTCCACGCGTCCGCGATTTTTCATCAGGATGCCGTGACAATCGAGGGCGAAACCCGTGACTACGCCGGGCGGCACTTCTGTCCGCACTGCGGTTCGTCGGTGTTCTCACGCAGCGCAGACGAAGTCGAGGTGAACCTTGGATCCCTGGATGCCCCAGACCAGCTGACGCCAACCTACGAGAGCTGGACTGTGCGGCGTGAGGCCTGGTTGCCGGCGTTTGCGCTCACCCGACACTACGAGCGCGATCGAGATACCACGGGGCGTTTTGAGGACTAA
- a CDS encoding MAPEG family protein, translating into MTIPMWMLLGFATWTLLLLMATVGVYRWVGILFSSVPIASFRSDRLEGEDWYRRGTRAHANCVENLPVFGVIVFVITALDVNGAAVNYLSALVLIARVCQSLVHVSHEQTNAFVAVRFTFFSVQLVCFLALIVIAACYGI; encoded by the coding sequence ATGACGATACCGATGTGGATGCTGCTTGGGTTCGCGACCTGGACTTTGCTGTTGTTGATGGCAACCGTCGGGGTTTATCGCTGGGTTGGAATCCTGTTCTCCAGTGTTCCGATCGCCTCTTTCCGCAGCGATCGGCTCGAAGGCGAGGATTGGTATCGACGCGGGACAAGGGCACACGCCAACTGTGTGGAAAACCTGCCTGTCTTTGGTGTCATCGTGTTCGTGATTACAGCCCTTGATGTCAACGGCGCTGCAGTGAACTACTTGTCCGCGCTCGTCCTTATCGCTCGCGTGTGCCAGTCTCTGGTTCACGTATCCCATGAGCAAACCAATGCGTTCGTGGCGGTTCGGTTTACTTTCTTCAGCGTTCAGTTGGTGTGTTTTCTCGCGCTCATTGTCATAGCCGCTTGTTATGGCATATGA
- a CDS encoding diiron oxygenase has protein sequence MNSVVTLPRSASGNTARYAQMVRSSKKTEWQIDRDLLQDRRFDFSRKFLPDGLSQVDRLTFLDAAEARLLSQIQGRTYAFIFGLVERFISAKMLDQGRAHVFDDQLALEALVRFSNDEIKHQELFRRMETMMSSKLPAGYRQVADPNEVARAVLAASTWSVLALTCHIELFVQAHYVQSIAPREELCPLFKDVFKFHWKDESRHVVLDELEWRDEHAKLSPAERDQAVTDLIALVAAVDAILQAQSAADADYFIGNASRSFSVDETAQIKASLLSAYRWQYIISGVQHPHFGRLLTHMTTPAQMSRIQTALAPIMSN, from the coding sequence ATGAACAGCGTCGTTACCCTACCCCGCTCAGCGTCAGGCAACACCGCCCGTTATGCACAAATGGTCAGATCATCGAAGAAGACCGAATGGCAGATCGATCGCGATCTGCTCCAGGACCGCCGTTTCGACTTCTCGCGCAAATTCCTCCCCGACGGACTCTCGCAGGTCGACCGCCTGACCTTTCTCGATGCGGCCGAGGCGCGCCTGCTCAGTCAGATCCAGGGCCGAACCTATGCGTTTATCTTTGGCCTGGTCGAGCGTTTTATCAGTGCCAAGATGCTCGATCAGGGTCGAGCCCATGTATTTGACGATCAACTGGCGCTCGAAGCGCTGGTGCGTTTTTCCAACGACGAGATCAAGCACCAGGAACTGTTCCGGCGCATGGAAACGATGATGAGTTCGAAATTGCCAGCGGGATATCGTCAAGTTGCCGATCCGAACGAGGTGGCGCGCGCGGTACTCGCGGCCAGCACCTGGTCGGTGCTGGCGCTGACCTGCCATATCGAGCTGTTTGTTCAGGCGCACTACGTGCAAAGCATCGCCCCGCGCGAGGAGCTGTGCCCGTTGTTCAAGGATGTCTTCAAATTCCACTGGAAGGATGAAAGCCGGCACGTCGTACTCGATGAACTGGAGTGGCGGGACGAGCACGCGAAACTCTCGCCCGCCGAGCGCGACCAGGCAGTGACTGACCTGATTGCGCTGGTGGCGGCCGTCGACGCAATCCTGCAGGCACAATCGGCAGCCGATGCCGACTACTTCATTGGTAATGCTTCACGATCGTTCAGTGTCGATGAAACGGCGCAAATCAAGGCCAGCCTACTGAGCGCCTACCGCTGGCAATACATTATCTCGGGCGTGCAGCATCCACACTTCGGCCGTTTGCTGACGCACATGACAACGCCCGCACAGATGTCCCGGATTCAGACCGCACTGGCGCCCATCATGAGCAATTGA
- a CDS encoding AraC family transcriptional regulator — MLDALSDVLRVIRLSGGVFLEAELTAPWCINGRISADDCKPFLAAPRHIIASHFVAAGRMQIQIDGGAAIEVGAGELVLLPRNDAHSFGSDLSLAPMPAREVIEPPEVGGISRIKYGGGGEATQLLCGFLGSETPFSPLLSSLPSLLKLDLRATASGTWIESSFRFAVSEIAAGRVGSTTVIAKLSELLFVEAVGQYVASLPAERRGWLAGLRDAHIGRALALLHARPTEGWTAEALALEVGMSRSVFAERFTALVGQPPMQYLTLWRMHVAAQQLREGRGNVAQIGFAVGYDSEAAFSRAFKRQFGTSPGIWRRQSA, encoded by the coding sequence GTGTTGGATGCGCTTTCTGATGTCTTGCGTGTGATTCGGCTGTCTGGAGGGGTCTTCCTCGAGGCGGAACTCACTGCGCCCTGGTGCATCAACGGCAGAATCTCGGCGGATGATTGCAAGCCGTTCCTGGCGGCACCTCGACACATCATTGCGTCGCACTTTGTTGCTGCGGGGCGCATGCAAATTCAAATCGACGGTGGCGCCGCCATCGAGGTAGGGGCTGGCGAACTCGTTTTGCTTCCTCGCAACGACGCTCATTCCTTTGGTAGCGACCTGAGCCTTGCGCCCATGCCGGCCAGAGAAGTCATTGAGCCGCCAGAAGTCGGTGGCATTTCACGGATCAAGTACGGCGGGGGCGGCGAGGCCACACAGTTGTTGTGCGGGTTCCTCGGTTCGGAAACACCCTTCAGTCCGTTGCTTTCGTCGCTGCCTTCCTTATTGAAACTGGACCTGCGGGCGACGGCATCGGGCACCTGGATCGAAAGCTCATTCCGTTTTGCTGTCAGTGAGATCGCGGCGGGACGCGTCGGCTCGACAACGGTCATCGCCAAGCTATCGGAACTGCTGTTCGTCGAAGCCGTCGGCCAGTATGTCGCCAGCCTACCCGCTGAGCGGCGCGGGTGGCTGGCGGGTTTGCGGGATGCGCATATCGGGCGCGCACTGGCGCTACTGCATGCTCGTCCAACCGAGGGCTGGACGGCAGAAGCACTGGCGCTTGAGGTGGGCATGTCACGCTCGGTGTTCGCCGAGCGATTCACGGCATTGGTCGGACAGCCACCGATGCAATACCTGACGCTGTGGCGCATGCACGTGGCGGCTCAACAATTGCGCGAAGGTCGCGGCAATGTGGCGCAAATCGGCTTTGCCGTTGGCTACGACTCCGAAGCCGCGTTCAGTCGCGCATTCAAACGCCAGTTCGGCACATCCCCCGGCATCTGGCGCAGACAATCGGCATGA